ATAACTCGTTTAATAGTGCTTTTTAGCAAGGTAAAACTGTAAGTCTTACAAAAAAGATCACGAGTGCAGCATATTAATGTCACATTTAGCTATCTCACAATACAAGCTAATCACATATGCCGACTAATTTTAAGATGATAAAAAAGCGAGTGATACCGACTTAGATATCACTCGCTATATTTTTTAAACCTATCCTTATTAGCTTATTTTGTTTAGCCAATTCTTTAGCCAAAAGACTCGAGGTGAGCTCTTACACTTGGTTTATATGCATCACAATCCGTTTTTCTGAAATTGGATAAGCTGTACCTAGCACCTGTGCAAAACACGATACTCGGTATTCTTCTATCATCCAGCGCGCTTCAACCAATGACTCTGGTATAGGTTGCATTTTAGGTACTTTAGCAAGTTGAGCGGCTAATAAATCACTCACCTTAGCAATGCTTTGCATATGCAAACGGTCACGCGTTGGATCAACTGGCAGCTTATCTAAGCGGTTTTCAATTGCTTTCAAGTAACGTGCTACATCAGCAAGACGGCTCCAACCACAGTGTTCTACAAAGCCTTTAAATACTAATTTATCAAGCTGGTTATTAATGTCACTCATGGCGAAAGCGATATCTAAACTGATTTTACCTTTTAAGCGTTTTTTAATACGTTGATAAATCGTTAGAACTTGCTCGACTTGCAACGAAATTTGCTCTGCATAACCGTTAAGTTCTTGTCTTACCCAGTCTTTAGCTTGTTCAAACTGTGCTTCGTTACGCACATCAAGCTTTTTCTCATCTAACAATTGCTGAACCGAAGCTGAAATAATATCGTCAATCAGCAGTTGTACTTGACCGAAAGGATTAAAGTACATTGCAAGCTTAGCCTTATTAGGCAGCGCTTTTTGTAAGTGTTTAACTGGTGACGGGATATTGATGAGCAGTAAGCGACGTAAACCTATTCGGTGCTGACGTTCTGCTTCAAATTCGTCATCAAACAATTTAATAGAGACTTGATCTTTTTCATCAATTAACGCTGGATAAGCTTTAACTTCGTAATTGCCTTTACGCTTTTGATATTGCTTAGGTAAATCACCAAATGACCAAGTGGTGATTTCTTTCTTTTCAATACCATCCTCAGCCACATTACGAATCGCTTTTGCAACAACCCCTTGAAGTTTGTCTTTTAGGGTATCTAAATCGCGACCTTGATCCACCAGACGATGTTTGTCATCTTCAATCTTAAAATTAACGGCTAAGTGAGCACTTAACTGGGTTAAATCAAAATCATCCCCACTGATACGTGTACCTGTCATACGAAGTAACTGCTTACACATAGCATCAAGTAGCGGCATAGTAAACGGTTCCATCGCTTGCACACAAGCGCGGGCATAATCAGGTGCTGGCACAAAATTGCGACGTAGATTTTTAGGTAATGACTTAATCAGCGCTACGACCTTTTCTTCTCTAAGCCCTGGAACTAACCAATCAAAATCATCCGTATCAATTTGGTTAATCAAGGCCACAGGTATATGAACCGAAACACCATCATCTTCTGCGGCAGGCTCGAAGTGATAACTCACTTGCAGACCCAAATTAGCTTTATGCCACACTTCAGGAAAGTCCAATGCCGAAATATGATCAGCACTGCGTTGCATCAATAAGTCTTGATTGAAGTCCAGTAACTCAGGATTATCTTTACGAGCGACTTTCCACCATTTAAAAAACAGCGGCGCGTTATAAATGCCTTGTGGAACTAACGGGTCGTAAAAGTCTACCAACACTTGCTCATCAACCAAGATATCGCGTCGACGAGACTTATGCTCTAACGACTCAATATCATTCAGCAGTTGCTGATTTTTAATAAAGAAAGGCTCTTTTGTTTGTAACTGCCCTTCTGCTAACGCGCTGCGAATAAAGATTTCACGAGCCTCAACGGGATCAATAGGCCCATATTGCACTCGGCGGCGATTAACCACAGTTAGGCCATATAGCACTTGATTTTCAAAGGCGATAACACTAGCAGGCTTTGCTTCAAAGTGCGGTTCTAGATGATTTTTCTTAATCAAATGTGCCGCTAACGGCTCTAACCACTCTGGTTGAATTTTGGCACAGCAACGGGCAAATAACCGCGAGGTTTCAGTCAACTCCGCAGCCATGATCCACTTAGGGCCTTTTTTCGCTAAAGGAGAGCCTGGAAACACAAAGAACTTACGATTACGCGCACCTAGATATTCGTTATTAGCATCTTTAAAACCAATATGGCTCAGCAAGCCTGACAGTAGGGCTTTGTGTAAATTATCATAGCTTGCTGGTGAATCATTTAACCGCCACTTTAAGTCATGTACAGCTTGTTTAATTTGAGTATATAAATCCTGCCATTCACGTACTCGTAAATAGGCTAAATACTCTTCTCGGCATTGTTTTCTGAACTGACTGGCTGATAATTCGCTTTTTTGCTCTTTTAAGTAATTCCACAGATTTACCCAACTGACAAAATCTGAGTCTTTATCGGCATATCTGCGATGACATTCATCAGCGGCTTGCTTCTTTTCAATCGGCCTTTCACGCGGGTCTTGGATCGATAAACCTGAGGCAATCACCATCACTTCGTGCAAACAGCTCATATCTTTTGCTTCAAGTACCATTCTCGCCAAACGAGGATCTAATGGAATTTTAGCTAAATCACGGCCTAGGTTTGTCAGCACTAAGTCTTTGCGTTTTTGTTTAACAGCTTGCAGCTCTTCCAGTAGTAAAAAACCATCACGAATATGCTTTTGATCAGGTGGCTGAATAAATGGGAACCCTGCAATATCACCAAGACCAATAGCCAACATTTGCAGGATAACCGAGGCTAAATTAGTACGAAGGATCTCAGGATCGGTAAACTCAGGACGCTGATTAAAATCCATTTCGTCATATAAACGAATACATATACCTGCAGCAACACGACCACAACGACCTTGTCGCTGATTAGCACTGGCTTGTGAAATAGGCTCTATCGGTAAACGTTGTACTTTGGTGCGATAACTATAACGACTAATACGCGCGGTACCAGGATCAATAACATAACGAATCCCCGGCACGGTTAATGACGTTTCAGCCACGTTGGTGGCTAATACAATTCTGCGGCCAATATGACTTTTAAATACTTTTGACTGTTCACCATAAGATAGCCGTGCATATAACGGCAAGATTTCTGTATCGCGATATTTTTGTTTACGCAACATTTCAGCTGTATCACGAATTTCGCGCTCACCATTCATGAAAATCAAAATATCGCCAGGCCCTTCGGCCATTAACTCATCCACTGCAGAGAAAATCCCATCACTGACATCTAAATCAGCATCGGTATCTCGTACTAATGGACGGTAGCGAGTTTCTACTGGGAAGGTTCGGCCTGATACTTCAATGACTGGTGCATTGTTAAAGTGTTTTGAAAAGCGTTCAACATCAATGGTTGCCGAGGTAATAATCACTTTTAAATCAGGACGTTTTTTTAGAACTTGCTTAAGGTAACCTAAAATAAAATCAATATTTAAGCTTCGTTCGTGCGCTTCATCGATAATGATCGCATCATATTGATTTAAAAACTTATCTGATGTCAGTTCAGCCAGTAAAATACCATCTGTCATCAGCTTGATATAACTGTCTGGACTTATCGCATCGGCAAATCGGACTTTAAAGCCGACAACTTCACCTAGTGGACTGTTAATTTCTTCCGCAACGCGGTTTGCCACACTTCGAGCTGCAAGTCGTCTTGGTTGAGTGTGACCAATTAAACCGCGCGTTCCTAGCCCTAACTCTAAGCAAATTTTAGGTAACTGAGTGGTTTTACCTGAGCCAGTCTCACCCGCCACAATCACCACTTGGTTGGTCGCAATGGCAGAGGCAATATCATTACGTTTTTGCGATACCGGCAAGGAGTCTGGGTAGCTAACTTGAGGAATATTATTTAGTCGGTATTGCGCTTTATCGTAAGCGTTAACCGCTTGTTCTGACAACTTAGCAAGGACTTGATCTTTCTTTTCAGACTGAGGCTCTTTTTTTAACTGAAACAACCTACGACGAATTCTAGCCGCATCGGTTTGATAACAAGAGTTTAGGTATGCTTTAGAGAGCGGGTGTTGGTCCGAATTCAAATCTAATTCCTAGCAAGTATTTCAAAAACTGCGATCCTAGCAAGGAACTAGACTGAATGGTATTAGTTTGCAACAAACAACAAGGTAAACTTAGATTTATACTGCAGGTAATTGGCGATATTACCCTTAGCCTCTATGCAGGCGTTAAATAACATTGCTGCATATATATGTTCATCGCTTTAAGTACATCAGTACGGTTAATCGTCCCCACCACCTTTGCCCCTTCTACAACTGGGTAAATCTTCGGTTTTGCCCCTAACATTTGTTCTGCCAGTTGCAATATACTGCCCTCAGGCGAAGCGGTTAAGACATCGGTTTTCATGCAATCTTTAACAGTTTCAGTCATGTCACAGTGATAGCTGCTTTTTAGCATCACTGATAAGCAGTCTTGTTGAGACAAAAATCCCACCAGCTGACCATCATTATCAATCACTGCTGCGCCCGCTTTATTTTTGGTCAGCAAATGTTCTACTGCCGTTGCTAACGACATATTGGCTTTTAACAACACAGGTTGGCGATCCATATATTCTGAAATTTGAATTGAATCCATATATTACCCCTTTAATTTTAACATCAGCGCTAGTGTTCAATCGACGATTTATGTTTAGTCATTAAAAATCAAAACTCTAAATTTTCAGTATCGACTACACCTCATCTTTGATTTAGTTATCGTACTAATAATCGTACTAATAATCGTACTAATATTCGTACTAATAATCGTACTAATATTAGTGTAGTCAAATTTAACAAGATACGTTGATTGAATAACTAGATTGTCGTAACAGGAATTTAAGGGGGGAAATTGATGAGTGACAGACTTTCCTCAGAAGGTGAGTCATAAGATGACTCAAATATTTGCGGCCTTCATTCATCTACAAAAAACTGAGAGGCTGATTTCAGTAAAGGGAAATTACGGCAAAGCAGCCATTAATAATCGTGCTGTTAAGTGCTCAAACTCGACATACGTGAAACTAGCATGCTCGCTGAATATAAAACATTAGCAGCAAGAAACAAGCAACGGGTTCTGATTGGAAAGACAACTGTTAAACTTTCCATAATAATTAATTGAAAAATATAAAACTAAAACCTGTTTAAAAACGTACTAGTGCAAAAGGCTATTAAAAAGTGATTGGTATGTTTTCTATATTCAAGCAAGACCCCATCAAAAAACTCAATAAAGCTTATGAAGCTAAACTTGAACAAGCCATGTATGCACAAAGAAATGGCGATATTAAATCCTATTCAATGATTACCGCAGAAGCAGAAGACATTGTAAAACAGATTCAAGAGCTAGAGCGGCTAACAAAGTGATAACTTGATAGTGTTTGTCGGTGGCAAAAATGCTATGAATATAAATGAGTTAATGCCCTAATCCAATGGACAACATGAGTTAGGGATTAAACCTTGGCGCATAATAATCTGATAGAAAACAATGAAGTTTATTCTGTCGCCAGTTATTTATCACCCCCACAAATTTAAGTACCAAACAAGGCTAATGCTAGCTCTAGATGGGGTTGATAGCCCCATCTAAATTAGCTACTGGTCTTCTTTACTCAAAAAGTAAAAAAGCACATGTATTCACTTAATTGTTGATATGCGTTTGCAGTTCGTAAGGCGTGCCACCGTAGGTATAGTCAGTTGCAATTAAATTAATCACATCACCTTTTTCAATACCGCGTAACGATGTTTCAATAATTAACTCATCAGTCGATGCATTGTAGATATAAATATCGTAATCACCACTTTCCAATTCATAATCATCATTACCCATATAACTTAGTTCAATTTGAGCAGAATAAGAATCAGGATTAGCACCATCATTTAAAATTAAAACGTCAATAGCATCACTTTTTATATCACTAATATTGTGGCTAACTAAAATTTTCGCATGGGTATCTATAACACGCAGATCTTCTTCATTATCATTTACAGTAATAGCTGATGATGTGTCACCAGACGTTAAGATAAGAGTACGACTACCTGGTTGCATATCAACACTAAATGTATCAATTTTATCTTCAGTCGTATTATCCATTAAGTAATAGTTTCGAGTATCACCCGTATCAATATTTTCTATTTCAATATCAACTGAGTCAGACAAAGTACCAAATTCTAGGGCACTTGTGATTAAGCTGGCTTCGTCATCGTTACTAGCATCAGTTAAATAAATATCAAGATAAACATCTAAGTAATCAGGAGCTGAAATACCATGAAAGAAGCGCACATTTGCTGCTTGTGCTTCATTGGTGAGTTTACGGCCGCCATCAGTTTCAATGTCGACGATGGTATTGACGTGATCGTCTGAACCAGCAATCAGATAGCTAGTGAGTGCAAATATTTGAGCATCCCCGTCTGCTATCGTTATGCCGTCTGTCGATGCAATAATGATATCTGTGCCAGATTCAGTCAGTACCAATTTGTAACTACCTGATTCAATTTCTATTTCATCACTTGACGCTTCATATGCCAATGTATAATCGGCGACTTTATTTAATAAATCTTCACCTTCGTTTAACCAGTAAACGTCAATATCAGCGGCTGAGTTCGATAGATTGATAAATTGAATGATTGCATCATAGTCTTCATCAAAATCTTCATCGTATAAATCCGAAATGTCAGTCGTCAATGTTAACGATGACGGCGCATCTGTATCACCATAAATAATATATGTACTGGTTTTATTTTTGGATACACTAATACTATCGCCACTTGTAAATTCGTCATTCGTGGAGTTAGGTAAAATTTGATTAAATTCTAAGTCGTAGCTGTCATTACTGACTTGTTCGATACTGCTTGCATCACCGAACGCTAATTCACCTATAGACTCATCTTCAACCATAATTTCAATCGCTGGAGATTGCGCGACTAAATTAACAAATTGATAGTAGCCCATTGAACTAGAGTCACTACTTTCCTCAAGTAATATCGTTTCCCAATCACACGCTGCTAACGTTAACGATATTCCGACAAATAAGGTTGCGGATAATATTTTTTTCATTTTTCCCTTAAACATAAGAAAATGTGCACCTAAATTGTAAATATGCATTGATTATACTTTTGAATAGTGTGAATTTTCGTAAGCATTAAGGAAAAAGCGTGGAGGTTTAGTATAAGTAAGTAAATAGGGATTCGGCGCGGTTATTTATTAAACCTAATCAAGAGGTATCAAGTTTTTAATTAGCCTTGGAACATAAGCGTTTGATAGAAAACAATTCCACTCTACTTATTCTTGCCCTCACTTATTAAGTAATTCTTATGATATGTTTATGAAGGTAAATAATTAACAAGGAGTTTATCGTGACCTTCAAGGAGTTTTCACAAAGGTTACGCTAATAACATGGAAAAAATTATACAATTTATTGGTAATTCGATACTCATTTTAATCGCATTTAGCCTTTTCTTATCAGGAATCATTTCTGATGAAAGTACGTTAGTAAGCTCAAATTACCTTTACATTATATTAGGTGTTGGGGCTGCATATCTATTTTTGAAATTCACACCAGAATTACATTCTAATAAGAGTAAAAAAGAAAGAAGAAAACATCAAATGTCGGCATTTTTAGTTTTTATTTTTATACTTGTTGCTGGACCACTTGCTACAGCTAGATACGGACACATATTGCTTTCTTTGGCCGGCCAAAGTAAAGAAGTTGATTTAGAGTTAACTGTCGATTATGTAAGTAGTACATATGGTAGTGCTTATTGCGCAGGGGCAATACGTTTAAAAGGTTATTCCAACTTTGTAAACGGTAGGCTCTGTGGCGTATCAAGGTCAATATGGTCACAATTGAAAAGTGGTGACCGTATTATAGTCCAAGGTTTAGAAACATATTGGGGCTTCGAATATACAAATTTTAAAAAAAATCTCGATAGAGAAATCTATCAAAGTAAAACACTTAGGTTGCTTCACGATTTTAAAAACATGGATTCAAATAAAGCTTTTGCATTAGCTAGAGGAGTTGATGGTCGAGAGGTAATTGGTTATTCACATTCATATAGCTCACTTCAAAAGGCCAAAGAAAGAGCGCTTAATGAGTGCCAAGCACAGATAGAATTACATAGCATTACAACTGAATGTAAACTTATTCGGTAATTTATTATAAAAATGAACATTGGTAGTGGTAAGGAGTTTGGCCGCTACTTTAGAGCATACCAAGCTCATTTATGGACAAAAGCGAGTTAGAACAATTGCTCGATAACTTTAGACTCACATTAGATTCGGTATTGCAGATAAGCCTAGAGATCTCTTGCCATGTATATTCACCTGCACCTGATTGTTCTTGAATGACTTTAAACTGCTTTAGTTGAGTGTCCTCGAATTATACGAATTCAAGCGCTTCAACTAAAGCCATTGTTGCGATTCCTATTATTTGGGTTCTATACAAAAATACCATGGAGGGGCTAGTCTGTGCCCCTGAGAGATCTCATCGCCTACCGTATGATCTCGTACCATGGATTGGTTCTGATATAAGTACCGCCATTTAGTCGAAAATGCTTTCGCTAGGATTAAGTATTATCGAGCTATTTCAAGTAGATGTGGCAAGCTAGAAAGGAATTATACCAGCATACTATCGCTGGCATTCATGTTAATGTGGTTGCCGATGTATTGCTGAACATAAAACGTATAGCGAAGATCAACATGCCCTAATCAAAGACATTCTTTGCAATGTTCTTAATTTTGCTCAGCGAAATAATGCTCTGAGGCATGCTTATACGCAGCAAGTAAACGAGCAGTGGCTAATTGACTAACATCAGCATTGGGTACGACCACCTCAAACACATGGTAGCCACCTTCATATTCGTAAAACTCAACCGCCACGCCATTGTTTTTCATTTGCTCAACAAATTCAATCGTTTCATCATAGAACAGGTCCTGATCACCAACAAAAGTATAGGTGGGTGGTAATCCAGATAAATCTGTTGCTCTGGAGGGGGCTGCGTAAATGGGCACACTATCAGTTTGATACAGATCCCCTAAGTAGAGCTCCCATGCCATACGATTTTTCGTCGAATTCCAAATTAAATGCGTGTTCTGCGTATTAGAAAGTGAGCTATTTCTGTCGTCTAACATCGGATAGAGTGGCATTTGAAACGCGATGTTAATTTTCCCTTGGTCTCGAGCATACAAGGTTGTCGCTGCGGTTAAACCACCGCCAGCACTTCCTCCTGCAATAAACAATTGGCTGTCATTGATACCAAGCTCCGCAGCATTATCTTTCATCCATGCAAGGG
This window of the Shewanella goraebulensis genome carries:
- the hrpA gene encoding ATP-dependent RNA helicase HrpA, translated to MNSDQHPLSKAYLNSCYQTDAARIRRRLFQLKKEPQSEKKDQVLAKLSEQAVNAYDKAQYRLNNIPQVSYPDSLPVSQKRNDIASAIATNQVVIVAGETGSGKTTQLPKICLELGLGTRGLIGHTQPRRLAARSVANRVAEEINSPLGEVVGFKVRFADAISPDSYIKLMTDGILLAELTSDKFLNQYDAIIIDEAHERSLNIDFILGYLKQVLKKRPDLKVIITSATIDVERFSKHFNNAPVIEVSGRTFPVETRYRPLVRDTDADLDVSDGIFSAVDELMAEGPGDILIFMNGEREIRDTAEMLRKQKYRDTEILPLYARLSYGEQSKVFKSHIGRRIVLATNVAETSLTVPGIRYVIDPGTARISRYSYRTKVQRLPIEPISQASANQRQGRCGRVAAGICIRLYDEMDFNQRPEFTDPEILRTNLASVILQMLAIGLGDIAGFPFIQPPDQKHIRDGFLLLEELQAVKQKRKDLVLTNLGRDLAKIPLDPRLARMVLEAKDMSCLHEVMVIASGLSIQDPRERPIEKKQAADECHRRYADKDSDFVSWVNLWNYLKEQKSELSASQFRKQCREEYLAYLRVREWQDLYTQIKQAVHDLKWRLNDSPASYDNLHKALLSGLLSHIGFKDANNEYLGARNRKFFVFPGSPLAKKGPKWIMAAELTETSRLFARCCAKIQPEWLEPLAAHLIKKNHLEPHFEAKPASVIAFENQVLYGLTVVNRRRVQYGPIDPVEAREIFIRSALAEGQLQTKEPFFIKNQQLLNDIESLEHKSRRRDILVDEQVLVDFYDPLVPQGIYNAPLFFKWWKVARKDNPELLDFNQDLLMQRSADHISALDFPEVWHKANLGLQVSYHFEPAAEDDGVSVHIPVALINQIDTDDFDWLVPGLREEKVVALIKSLPKNLRRNFVPAPDYARACVQAMEPFTMPLLDAMCKQLLRMTGTRISGDDFDLTQLSAHLAVNFKIEDDKHRLVDQGRDLDTLKDKLQGVVAKAIRNVAEDGIEKKEITTWSFGDLPKQYQKRKGNYEVKAYPALIDEKDQVSIKLFDDEFEAERQHRIGLRRLLLINIPSPVKHLQKALPNKAKLAMYFNPFGQVQLLIDDIISASVQQLLDEKKLDVRNEAQFEQAKDWVRQELNGYAEQISLQVEQVLTIYQRIKKRLKGKISLDIAFAMSDINNQLDKLVFKGFVEHCGWSRLADVARYLKAIENRLDKLPVDPTRDRLHMQSIAKVSDLLAAQLAKVPKMQPIPESLVEARWMIEEYRVSCFAQVLGTAYPISEKRIVMHINQV
- a CDS encoding CBS domain-containing protein — translated: MDSIQISEYMDRQPVLLKANMSLATAVEHLLTKNKAGAAVIDNDGQLVGFLSQQDCLSVMLKSSYHCDMTETVKDCMKTDVLTASPEGSILQLAEQMLGAKPKIYPVVEGAKVVGTINRTDVLKAMNIYMQQCYLTPA
- a CDS encoding DUF6435 family protein; this translates as MFSIFKQDPIKKLNKAYEAKLEQAMYAQRNGDIKSYSMITAEAEDIVKQIQELERLTK
- a CDS encoding DUF4397 domain-containing protein, which encodes MKKILSATLFVGISLTLAACDWETILLEESSDSSSMGYYQFVNLVAQSPAIEIMVEDESIGELAFGDASSIEQVSNDSYDLEFNQILPNSTNDEFTSGDSISVSKNKTSTYIIYGDTDAPSSLTLTTDISDLYDEDFDEDYDAIIQFINLSNSAADIDVYWLNEGEDLLNKVADYTLAYEASSDEIEIESGSYKLVLTESGTDIIIASTDGITIADGDAQIFALTSYLIAGSDDHVNTIVDIETDGGRKLTNEAQAANVRFFHGISAPDYLDVYLDIYLTDASNDDEASLITSALEFGTLSDSVDIEIENIDTGDTRNYYLMDNTTEDKIDTFSVDMQPGSRTLILTSGDTSSAITVNDNEEDLRVIDTHAKILVSHNISDIKSDAIDVLILNDGANPDSYSAQIELSYMGNDDYELESGDYDIYIYNASTDELIIETSLRGIEKGDVINLIATDYTYGGTPYELQTHINN
- a CDS encoding alpha/beta hydrolase; this encodes MRLFGYVVDRFTQAETPEQLIALGRQAEPENYDLDKGIVVEETYIKGRDGNNIRVVILRSDKSTPDAAGLLYLHGGGYVMGSPDSALDIRFMSDLIHTSNTVIVAPAYRLSHEAPYPAALNDSYATLAWMKDNAAELGINDSQLFIAGGSAGGGLTAATTLYARDQGKINIAFQMPLYPMLDDRNSSLSNTQNTHLIWNSTKNRMAWELYLGDLYQTDSVPIYAAPSRATDLSGLPPTYTFVGDQDLFYDETIEFVEQMKNNGVAVEFYEYEGGYHVFEVVVPNADVSQLATARLLAAYKHASEHYFAEQN